One stretch of Niallia sp. XMNu-256 DNA includes these proteins:
- a CDS encoding carbonic anhydrase family protein, translated as MKKFISSLTITSCFFLFNSLLQPSAGLAVYEKSKQPATEYFDTETSNYIFTNDWSYEGNTGPEYWGKINPNYASCSKGAKQSPVNIDLSKINKSTSSTMDLDITIQYRPSIVNTINTGFTIQANPTTKNNRLVLNGNEYTLQQFHFHTPSEHTINGQHGKMELHLVHQDKSGKIAVIGILIKEGTVHQTLNQIWNDLPKRKSKEAITSLRPLHLNQLLPKNQTFFYYEGSLTTPPCTEGVQWIVFKSPIEMSKSQIQTFQEIFPDNHRPTQPINDREILMKKLD; from the coding sequence ATGAAAAAGTTTATTTCATCTCTTACGATCACATCATGCTTTTTTTTATTTAATAGTTTGTTACAGCCCTCTGCGGGACTAGCCGTATACGAAAAATCCAAGCAGCCTGCTACTGAATATTTTGATACAGAAACTTCTAATTACATTTTCACTAACGATTGGTCCTATGAAGGCAACACAGGACCTGAATACTGGGGAAAAATAAATCCAAACTATGCATCCTGTTCAAAAGGGGCCAAACAATCTCCTGTTAACATTGACCTTTCTAAAATAAACAAGTCAACAAGTTCAACGATGGATTTAGATATAACCATTCAATACCGTCCCAGTATTGTAAATACCATTAACACCGGCTTTACGATCCAAGCCAATCCAACTACAAAGAATAATCGCTTAGTGTTAAATGGAAATGAATACACTCTGCAACAATTCCATTTTCATACACCTAGTGAACATACCATAAACGGTCAACACGGAAAGATGGAGTTGCATCTCGTTCACCAAGATAAAAGCGGAAAAATAGCCGTGATTGGGATCTTGATCAAAGAAGGTACTGTACATCAAACTTTAAATCAAATTTGGAACGATCTACCAAAGCGGAAATCGAAAGAAGCTATTACAAGCCTTCGTCCATTACACTTAAATCAATTATTGCCTAAAAATCAAACCTTTTTTTATTATGAAGGCTCATTAACAACTCCTCCCTGTACAGAAGGTGTCCAATGGATTGTGTTTAAAAGCCCTATAGAAATGTCGAAATCACAAATTCAAACCTTTCAAGAGATATTCCCAGATAACCATCGACCTACTCAACCGATAAAT